In bacterium, a single window of DNA contains:
- a CDS encoding ABC transporter ATP-binding protein, with protein MIEVRDLRLNYSTKEEVLKVIDIPHWSVDKGEHIAIFGPSGSGKSTLLHLLAGVLVPSSGEVTVCGEEVTKMSEAQRDQFRARRIGYVFQNFNLLQGYSALDNVLMGMTFCSVKADRKVAKDLLEHVGIGSRLNHTPSEMSLGEQQRVAIARALAKKPEVVLADEPTGSLDPKNKMQVVDLLRSMCAELGSTLILVSHEENVIDRFEKKVRFADINKAYDAEVAK; from the coding sequence ATGATAGAAGTGCGTGACCTGCGCCTCAACTATTCTACGAAGGAAGAGGTTCTTAAAGTAATTGACATACCGCACTGGTCGGTGGATAAAGGCGAACATATCGCCATATTCGGACCGTCCGGCTCGGGCAAGTCTACGCTGCTGCACCTGCTGGCGGGAGTGCTCGTGCCGTCCAGCGGCGAGGTAACAGTATGCGGCGAAGAAGTTACGAAGATGTCCGAAGCCCAGCGTGATCAATTTCGCGCGAGAAGAATTGGTTATGTCTTTCAGAACTTCAATCTGCTGCAGGGTTACTCTGCACTGGACAACGTACTGATGGGAATGACGTTCTGTTCAGTAAAGGCCGACCGCAAGGTTGCAAAAGACCTGTTGGAGCACGTCGGCATAGGCTCCCGTCTCAATCATACCCCGTCTGAAATGTCGCTGGGTGAGCAGCAGCGAGTGGCGATCGCCAGAGCATTAGCAAAGAAACCGGAGGTCGTGCTTGCAGACGAGCCCACCGGCTCACTTGACCCAAAGAACAAGATGCAGGTCGTCGATCTACTGCGCTCGATGTGCGCCGAACTGGGAAGCACCCTGATTCTGGTCAGCCATGAGGAGAATGTGATCGACAGGTTCGAAAAAAAGGTCAGGTTCGCCGATATTAACAAGGCATACGATGCGGAGGTGGCAAAATGA
- a CDS encoding ABC transporter permease, which yields MSFWHILLHNIRRHRFSTILALISITLGIGLLTAVVSFREQSHHHFITEGVGVDAILGPKGSPLQIAMNAMYHLEEMPGKIKWSYYEKVKKDPLVVDAIPFVTGHSYAGYRVNAIDDRFFTSFEYRPGKRFSFDPDAGGQGRMFKAPHEAVAGWAVAKALGLHLGDTFNPVCGVHSGDPVHMHDKITFVGILAPTGTPHDRAIYIPLKTFYTLEGHGASVAAMATDSSQREISGAYLKLRHIRGGAMHPGVQNLKYEIDQSTEGQLVVPSEVVPRILDIIGWVDKVMFIVGALVTLLAIMFLFVVLITALREQRRELAMMRMLGANRRTVFGLIMSEAVFLSIVGTIFGIVFGHLLVMLGSHYVAIETGMQFSANYLSSADIWVLPCVTLMGAVAGLIPAVQAYRMSILRNLNIME from the coding sequence ATGAGCTTCTGGCATATTCTGCTGCACAATATACGACGCCACCGTTTCTCGACGATACTGGCACTCATAAGCATCACCCTGGGAATAGGACTGCTTACAGCCGTTGTCTCTTTCAGGGAACAGTCCCATCATCACTTCATTACTGAAGGCGTTGGGGTCGATGCTATTCTTGGGCCTAAAGGTTCACCTCTGCAGATCGCGATGAACGCGATGTATCACCTCGAAGAAATGCCCGGCAAGATCAAGTGGAGCTATTACGAAAAAGTCAAAAAAGACCCGCTCGTGGTCGATGCTATTCCATTCGTAACAGGACACTCTTATGCGGGCTACAGAGTCAATGCTATAGACGACCGTTTCTTCACATCTTTTGAATACCGGCCCGGCAAACGTTTTTCATTCGACCCTGATGCCGGCGGCCAAGGGCGGATGTTCAAAGCTCCTCATGAGGCAGTTGCAGGCTGGGCAGTAGCGAAGGCGCTGGGGCTTCACCTGGGCGACACGTTTAACCCGGTATGCGGGGTGCACTCAGGCGACCCGGTTCATATGCATGACAAGATCACGTTTGTCGGTATCCTTGCCCCTACCGGAACTCCGCATGACCGGGCGATATATATTCCCCTAAAGACTTTCTACACACTCGAAGGCCACGGCGCGAGTGTAGCGGCGATGGCGACCGACTCATCTCAGAGAGAAATCAGCGGAGCCTATCTCAAACTCAGACATATCCGGGGAGGCGCTATGCATCCGGGTGTACAAAACCTCAAGTATGAGATAGACCAGTCCACAGAGGGACAGCTTGTCGTGCCCAGTGAGGTTGTGCCGAGGATACTCGATATTATTGGCTGGGTGGATAAGGTCATGTTCATCGTGGGAGCACTCGTGACACTGCTTGCGATCATGTTCCTCTTTGTCGTCCTGATAACCGCCCTTAGAGAACAGCGCAGGGAACTTGCAATGATGAGAATGCTCGGGGCTAACAGGCGCACGGTCTTTGGCCTGATAATGTCAGAGGCTGTCTTCTTGAGCATAGTCGGAACTATCTTTGGCATCGTCTTCGGACATCTGCTGGTCATGCTCGGCAGTCATTATGTTGCCATTGAGACCGGCATGCAGTTTTCTGCCAACTACCTTTCTTCCGCAGACATCTGGGTTCTGCCATGTGTTACACTTATGGGTGCAGTGGCGGGATTGATACCGGCTGTGCAGGCATATCGAATGAGCATTCTGCGAAATCTGAATATTATGGAGTGA
- a CDS encoding peptidylprolyl isomerase has protein sequence MDTEDTTQHRVLPWKTIIICVVIALGAAYYAYNYIRNARIEASTVVVRVNGEPIYASTVNRGFSSDSFDSTADDMKNNKIARLITQVAVRQFLSKHHVRVREELVDKQIAELEKNPPSMGCPCCTYPSLDAYLSAIGYTVDDLRSDIRNQIGLSDYAKKSWRKTHSDKAAVLKEIGGQSQYIRGHYAKVWQVFFNTFQQPGYNTNPDQVNKKAAAKAQKAWKRLQNGDKFGAVARSVSEDMTSKHKGGSLGFIDKSSYGEEFQDAISHLKPGEYSKPVHSSWGYHIIKWQPMSDDDVIKFCESYFFEKEFKRLYSQIMKSAKIERLDSANK, from the coding sequence GTGGACACTGAAGATACTACACAGCACAGGGTATTGCCCTGGAAGACAATCATAATATGCGTTGTTATCGCCCTCGGCGCAGCATATTACGCATACAATTACATACGCAATGCACGTATAGAGGCCAGCACGGTTGTTGTCCGGGTAAACGGTGAGCCTATATATGCATCCACAGTCAATCGTGGGTTCTCCAGCGATTCGTTTGACTCCACTGCGGATGATATGAAAAACAACAAGATCGCGCGCCTGATCACCCAGGTAGCAGTACGGCAGTTCCTGTCCAAACACCATGTTCGCGTCCGCGAAGAACTTGTGGACAAGCAAATAGCGGAGTTGGAGAAGAACCCTCCCAGTATGGGCTGCCCGTGCTGCACATACCCTAGCCTGGACGCATATCTTTCGGCAATAGGATACACAGTGGATGATCTGCGCTCGGATATCAGGAACCAGATCGGGCTATCGGATTACGCAAAGAAGTCCTGGAGAAAAACACATTCTGATAAGGCTGCAGTGCTCAAAGAAATTGGCGGACAAAGCCAGTATATCCGGGGGCATTATGCAAAGGTGTGGCAGGTATTTTTCAATACATTCCAGCAGCCTGGCTATAATACAAACCCCGACCAGGTAAACAAAAAAGCCGCCGCAAAGGCGCAAAAGGCCTGGAAGAGGCTTCAAAACGGTGATAAATTCGGCGCAGTGGCCAGGTCGGTGTCTGAAGATATGACAAGCAAGCACAAAGGCGGTTCGCTCGGCTTTATCGATAAATCGTCATATGGCGAGGAGTTTCAAGATGCAATATCCCACCTAAAACCGGGCGAATACAGCAAACCGGTTCACAGCTCTTGGGGTTATCACATCATAAAATGGCAGCCTATGAGTGACGACGACGTTATCAAGTTCTGCGAATCTTACTTTTTCGAAAAGGAATTCAAGCGGCTGTATTCGCAGATCATGAAGAGTGCGAAGATAGAAAGACTCGACTCTGCCAATAAATAA
- a CDS encoding DUF3299 domain-containing protein yields MIKIRYKKLFKYGLPIILIVFAVDCASGYIMQRVANRDKSALQINVRSETGMTGHNTIGIDEQALSGSSEHFLHFSSLGQWNYTIDSRPACPKSIKALSGRKFDCVGFMYPLQTGEKIKDFCLLRSTQTCCYGPRPQFNQYILVEMKEPVKFQRLIPVMVSGKFVVEPKPDDGYIYRMEGDALSCVGEDTPDIDPVSSAKKAKLPLFDYAPLMAMSKTKTKGVSDEICAMSGKRVVAAGYCVSRSSSQPPRIILEKTWWDGVAQGTPPTIYNAIAVYPANNGQVPPLWKPFQVFTGTLHVTKDPDRWGKEGIVQLRNAQIGVPGVTKPIGFAMSGPFIPWDEKLIILALFLLLTLRWQRKESHPISE; encoded by the coding sequence ATGATCAAAATCAGATATAAGAAGCTATTTAAGTACGGCCTGCCGATCATACTTATCGTGTTTGCCGTCGACTGTGCGTCCGGCTATATAATGCAGCGAGTTGCAAACCGCGATAAGTCCGCATTACAAATAAACGTGCGGTCCGAGACGGGCATGACCGGCCACAATACAATCGGAATAGACGAACAGGCTCTGTCGGGTTCAAGTGAACACTTCCTGCACTTTTCCAGCCTCGGACAGTGGAACTACACGATAGATTCCCGACCAGCTTGCCCAAAATCGATCAAAGCCCTGAGCGGACGTAAATTCGACTGTGTAGGGTTTATGTATCCACTGCAGACGGGCGAGAAGATCAAAGATTTCTGCCTATTGAGGAGCACGCAGACGTGCTGCTACGGCCCTCGCCCGCAGTTCAATCAATACATACTGGTGGAGATGAAGGAGCCGGTCAAGTTTCAACGGCTCATACCTGTAATGGTGAGCGGAAAGTTTGTCGTCGAGCCAAAACCGGACGACGGCTATATCTACAGAATGGAAGGCGATGCGCTGAGCTGCGTAGGTGAAGATACACCGGATATCGACCCTGTTAGTTCTGCAAAAAAGGCAAAACTGCCGCTTTTCGATTATGCGCCTCTGATGGCTATGTCCAAAACCAAGACTAAGGGAGTTTCGGACGAGATTTGCGCAATGTCGGGAAAGAGAGTTGTTGCTGCTGGATACTGTGTGAGCAGAAGTTCATCACAGCCGCCCAGGATCATCCTGGAGAAAACATGGTGGGACGGCGTCGCTCAGGGGACTCCGCCTACAATCTATAACGCCATAGCGGTCTACCCCGCAAATAACGGTCAAGTTCCTCCGCTGTGGAAGCCATTTCAGGTCTTTACAGGCACACTTCACGTGACGAAAGACCCCGACCGTTGGGGTAAGGAAGGCATAGTCCAGCTTCGGAATGCGCAGATAGGCGTGCCTGGAGTGACAAAGCCCATCGGGTTTGCAATGAGTGGACCATTCATCCCATGGGATGAAAAGCTGATTATACTGGCGCTCTTCCTACTGCTTACGCTGAGGTGGCAGAGGAAAGAATCACATCCGATTTCAGAATAA
- the feoB gene encoding ferrous iron transport protein B, which produces MKTGITKTITIALAGNPNTGKTTIFNNLTGARQHVGNYPGVTVEKKEGRCRHCGHDINIVDLPGTYSLSAYAVDELVARNYLVDERPELVVNIVDASNLERNLYLTMQIIELGLPVIIALNMTDTASKMRVKIDIKRLSELLGVPVVPCVGIRNEGSAELLDAILAVVLGKTHRQAAGVFYGDVIERQIYEISEALGVTEHISDIDRRWMSIKLLENDQQVFSKITSQDAVEHIEKACSSVNRRLGLSAEIAIADKRYSYIADICRQAVRSAPEVRRLSDRIDSILTNKYLGIPIFLAVMYLVFQLTFTLGAPPMDWIDAGFGRLADIISAFWPSGSESLLRSLLVDGVISGVGSVLIFLPNIMLLFIAIAILEDTGYMARTAFIMDRLMSRIGLHGKSFIPFIIGFGCSVPAIMATRTLENKRDRLLTMLVVPLISCGARLPIYALIIPAFFPQSLRTPMLWLIYIIGIVLAIGCAKLLSMTLFKGQAAPFVMELPPYHLPSAKSVLLHMWERSALYLAKAGTIILGVSILLWVCTSFPKKTTFDHDYVKLTIQAKQTLRGDALNNRLTQIADDQQAETMAYSVAGRLGHTIEPVLRPLGFDWRIGTALVGAIAAKEVFVAQLGIVFAVGEADETSGSLRTQLRKHYTPLNGFCIMLFCLISAPCMATFAITKRESNSWKWATFQFVGMTALAYVITLIVYQVGHILL; this is translated from the coding sequence ATGAAAACCGGTATAACCAAAACTATAACAATAGCCCTTGCAGGCAACCCAAACACCGGCAAAACGACTATTTTCAACAATCTGACCGGTGCGCGTCAGCATGTCGGCAACTATCCTGGTGTGACGGTTGAAAAGAAAGAAGGCCGTTGCAGGCATTGCGGTCATGATATCAACATAGTCGATTTGCCCGGCACATACAGCCTCTCAGCATACGCGGTGGACGAACTTGTTGCGCGCAACTATCTTGTCGATGAGCGGCCGGAGTTGGTAGTGAATATCGTGGATGCGTCCAATCTCGAACGCAACCTCTATCTGACAATGCAGATCATCGAGCTTGGCCTGCCTGTCATCATTGCGCTCAATATGACCGACACAGCCTCGAAAATGAGAGTCAAGATAGACATAAAGCGGCTTTCAGAGTTGCTCGGAGTTCCGGTTGTTCCCTGTGTGGGGATCAGGAACGAGGGCTCTGCCGAATTGTTGGATGCTATTCTGGCTGTTGTGTTGGGCAAAACGCATAGACAAGCTGCAGGCGTCTTTTATGGAGATGTAATTGAGAGACAGATCTATGAAATCTCCGAGGCTCTTGGAGTCACCGAACACATCTCCGATATCGACAGACGCTGGATGTCCATAAAGCTCCTCGAAAACGATCAGCAGGTCTTCTCGAAGATAACATCGCAAGATGCCGTTGAGCATATCGAGAAAGCATGTTCATCAGTCAATAGGCGTCTTGGTCTGTCCGCCGAAATCGCCATTGCGGACAAGAGATATTCGTATATAGCCGATATCTGCAGGCAGGCCGTGCGCAGCGCGCCGGAAGTGCGCCGCCTTTCTGATCGGATAGACTCCATCCTCACAAACAAATACCTGGGGATACCTATATTTCTGGCTGTCATGTATTTGGTCTTTCAACTTACGTTCACTCTCGGCGCGCCGCCCATGGACTGGATAGACGCCGGGTTCGGCCGGTTGGCGGACATAATCTCGGCTTTTTGGCCGAGCGGGTCTGAGAGCCTGCTCAGATCACTCTTAGTCGATGGGGTAATTTCCGGTGTAGGCAGCGTGCTTATCTTTCTGCCGAATATCATGCTTTTGTTCATTGCAATCGCAATCCTGGAAGACACCGGATATATGGCACGCACGGCGTTCATTATGGATAGATTGATGAGTCGGATCGGACTGCATGGCAAGAGTTTCATACCGTTTATCATCGGTTTCGGCTGCTCTGTGCCTGCGATCATGGCCACCAGGACTCTTGAGAACAAGCGCGACAGGCTGCTTACCATGTTGGTCGTGCCGCTCATAAGCTGTGGCGCCAGGCTGCCGATATATGCGCTGATTATCCCTGCGTTCTTCCCGCAAAGTCTCAGGACACCGATGCTCTGGCTTATCTACATCATCGGGATCGTTCTGGCGATAGGGTGTGCGAAGCTCCTGAGCATGACGCTCTTCAAAGGACAGGCAGCCCCCTTTGTTATGGAGCTTCCGCCCTATCATCTGCCGAGCGCAAAAAGTGTGTTGTTGCACATGTGGGAGCGCTCGGCGCTCTATCTTGCCAAAGCTGGAACTATCATCCTCGGTGTTTCGATTTTGCTGTGGGTTTGCACGAGTTTTCCAAAGAAGACCACGTTCGACCACGACTATGTAAAGCTCACCATTCAGGCGAAGCAGACTCTGCGCGGCGATGCCCTGAATAATCGCCTTACTCAAATCGCAGACGACCAACAAGCCGAGACCATGGCTTATTCAGTTGCAGGCCGCCTCGGCCATACCATCGAACCTGTGCTGCGTCCTCTGGGGTTCGACTGGCGCATAGGAACAGCTCTTGTCGGTGCGATAGCAGCCAAGGAAGTGTTTGTGGCGCAGCTCGGGATTGTGTTCGCGGTAGGAGAGGCTGACGAAACATCCGGGTCACTGCGCACTCAGCTCAGGAAGCACTATACGCCTCTGAACGGATTTTGCATCATGCTCTTTTGTTTGATAAGCGCACCGTGTATGGCTACCTTCGCCATCACGAAGCGCGAGAGCAATTCGTGGAAATGGGCGACATTTCAGTTTGTGGGAATGACCGCCCTCGCATATGTCATAACGCTGATCGTATATCAGGTCGGCCATATCCTGTTATAG
- a CDS encoding ferrous iron transport protein A: MMRLLEHTSGMPLVLANVGDTVTLESIRAEENVKSKLTAMGFCPGVQIRLAGRSHHGPCILIVKGVRLALDWETAYRILVR, from the coding sequence ATGATGCGATTACTTGAACACACATCCGGTATGCCGCTTGTTCTGGCGAATGTGGGTGATACGGTGACGCTGGAGAGCATCCGGGCGGAGGAGAATGTAAAGTCCAAGCTTACGGCGATGGGCTTTTGCCCTGGGGTCCAGATCAGGCTTGCCGGAAGATCGCATCATGGGCCGTGTATTCTCATCGTAAAGGGTGTGCGGCTGGCGCTCGACTGGGAAACAGCATATAGAATACTCGTGAGGTAG